The Thermus brockianus genome window below encodes:
- the hisG gene encoding ATP phosphoribosyltransferase, translating into MKRYALTVALPKGRMFQEAYEALRRAGLPLPPIQDPRALLHGEEGGVALLELRNKDVPVYVDLGIAEIGVVGKDVLLDSGRDLYEPVDLGFGACRLSLIRRPGDTSPIRRIATKYPNFTARFLKERGWVADVVELSGNIELAAVTGLADAVVDVVQTGATLRAAGLVEVEVLAHSTARLVVNRQALKLKRSLLKPLIAKLRNRDRDP; encoded by the coding sequence GTGAAGCGCTACGCCCTCACCGTGGCCCTGCCCAAGGGAAGGATGTTCCAGGAGGCCTACGAGGCCCTCCGGCGGGCGGGCCTTCCCCTTCCCCCCATCCAGGACCCCCGGGCCCTCCTCCACGGGGAGGAAGGGGGCGTGGCCCTTCTGGAGCTCCGCAACAAGGACGTGCCGGTCTACGTGGACCTGGGCATCGCCGAGATCGGGGTGGTGGGGAAGGATGTCCTCCTGGACTCGGGGCGGGACCTCTACGAGCCCGTGGACCTGGGCTTTGGCGCCTGCCGGCTCTCCCTCATAAGGCGCCCGGGGGACACCTCCCCCATCCGCCGCATCGCCACCAAGTACCCCAACTTCACCGCCCGCTTCCTCAAGGAACGGGGCTGGGTGGCGGACGTGGTGGAGCTTTCCGGCAACATTGAGCTCGCCGCGGTCACGGGCCTGGCGGACGCCGTGGTGGACGTGGTGCAGACCGGGGCCACCTTGAGGGCGGCGGGGCTTGTGGAGGTGGAGGTCCTCGCCCACTCCACCGCCCGGCTCGTGGTGAACCGGCAGGCCCTCAAGCTCAAGCGCTCCCTCCTCAAGCCCCTCATCGCTAAGCTGAGAAACCGTGACCGAGACCCGTAG
- the trmH gene encoding tRNA (guanosine(18)-2'-O)-methyltransferase TrmH: MTETRRKRIEEVLKRRQPDLTVLLENVHKPHNLSAILRSCDAVGVLEAHAVNPTGGVPTFNETSGGSHKWVYLRVHPDTPSAFRFLRERGFRIYATALREDAQDFREVDYTKPTAILLGAEKWGVSEEALALADGAIKIPMFGMVQSLNVSVAAAVILFEAQRQRLKAGLYERPRLDPELYARVLADWLRK, translated from the coding sequence GTGACCGAGACCCGTAGAAAGCGCATAGAAGAGGTGCTCAAGCGAAGGCAGCCCGACCTCACGGTGCTCCTGGAGAACGTGCACAAACCCCACAACCTCTCCGCCATCCTCCGCTCCTGCGACGCCGTGGGGGTCCTCGAGGCCCACGCCGTGAACCCCACGGGGGGCGTGCCCACCTTCAACGAGACCAGCGGGGGAAGCCACAAGTGGGTCTACCTGCGGGTCCACCCGGACACCCCTTCCGCCTTCCGCTTCCTCCGGGAAAGGGGCTTCCGCATCTACGCCACCGCCCTCCGGGAGGACGCCCAGGACTTCCGCGAGGTGGACTACACCAAGCCCACCGCCATCCTCCTCGGGGCGGAGAAGTGGGGGGTTTCCGAGGAGGCCTTGGCCCTGGCGGATGGGGCCATCAAGATCCCCATGTTTGGGATGGTGCAGAGCCTCAACGTGAGCGTGGCGGCGGCGGTCATCCTCTTTGAGGCCCAACGGCAACGCCTAAAGGCGGGGCTCTACGAAAGGCCCCGCCTGGACCCCGAGCTCTACGCGAGGGTGCTGGCGGACTGGCTTAGGAAGTGA
- a CDS encoding hydrogen peroxide-inducible genes activator — protein sequence MNITLAQLRYLVVLAEEGSFTRAAERVYLTQPALSVQIRKLEEALGVRLFDRKKGRPTEVGQAVVAQARRVLEEVERLKALARGEEGVFQGSFRIGVIPTLAPYLLPRLLPRITEKYPAIEVAVREELTPGILRGLEEGQLDAGLVGTEEKVPGLKAYPLFTEAFLAYISPRHPLYAKTALHPLEIPLEDTWVLSEGHCFRDQVLSVCRPSLRRRAVEFQSGDLETLMRLVEEVGGLTLLPEVALWTLPPGKRAHLRPLLPPGAGRTVYLIHREGSLKASVAQALAQEAREVFDALRLFSHGEDGVMMGAEVRHDQA from the coding sequence ATGAACATCACCTTAGCCCAGCTGCGCTACCTCGTGGTCTTGGCCGAGGAGGGGAGCTTTACCCGGGCGGCGGAGCGCGTGTACCTCACCCAACCCGCCCTGAGCGTTCAGATCCGGAAGCTGGAAGAGGCTTTGGGCGTGCGGCTTTTTGACCGTAAGAAGGGCAGGCCCACGGAGGTGGGGCAGGCGGTGGTGGCCCAGGCGCGGCGGGTGTTGGAGGAGGTGGAGCGCCTGAAGGCCTTGGCCCGGGGGGAGGAAGGGGTATTCCAAGGGTCTTTTCGCATCGGGGTCATCCCCACCCTGGCCCCCTACCTCCTTCCCCGCCTGCTCCCGCGGATTACGGAAAAGTATCCGGCCATCGAGGTGGCGGTGCGGGAGGAGCTTACCCCGGGTATCCTTAGGGGCCTAGAGGAAGGCCAACTGGATGCGGGCCTGGTGGGCACGGAGGAGAAGGTGCCCGGCCTTAAGGCCTACCCCCTCTTCACCGAGGCTTTCCTGGCCTACATTTCCCCACGCCACCCTCTCTATGCCAAGACGGCCCTTCACCCCTTGGAGATCCCGCTGGAGGACACGTGGGTGCTCTCGGAGGGGCACTGCTTCCGCGACCAGGTCCTTTCCGTTTGCCGGCCAAGCCTTAGGAGGCGGGCCGTGGAGTTCCAAAGCGGAGACCTGGAAACCCTCATGCGCCTGGTGGAGGAGGTGGGAGGGCTCACCCTCCTGCCAGAGGTGGCCCTTTGGACCCTCCCTCCCGGGAAGCGGGCCCACCTAAGGCCCCTCCTACCCCCTGGGGCCGGGCGCACCGTTTACCTCATCCACCGGGAAGGGAGCCTCAAGGCCTCGGTGGCCCAGGCTTTGGCGCAGGAGGCCCGGGAGGTCTTCGACGCCCTACGCCTTTTTTCCCACGGGGAAGATGGCGTTATGATGGGGGCGGAGGTTCGCCATGACCAAGCCTGA
- a CDS encoding manganese catalase family protein: protein MFLRIDRLQIELPMPKEQDPNAAAAVQALLGGRFGEMSTLMNYMYQSFNFRGKKALKPYYDLIANIATEELGHIELVSATINSLLAKNPGKDLEEGVDPVSAPLGFAKDARNAAHFIAGGANTLVMGAMGEHWHGEYVFTSGNLILDLLHNFFLEVAARTHKLRVYEMTDNPVAREMIGYLLVRGGVHAAAYGKALETLTGVEMTKMLPIPRIDNSKIPEAKKYMDLGFHRNLYRFSPSDYQDLGLIWNGASPEDGSEVVVDGPPTGGPVFDAGHDAAEFAPEFHPAELYEIAKKLYEKAK, encoded by the coding sequence ATGTTCCTGAGAATAGACCGGTTGCAGATTGAGTTGCCCATGCCCAAGGAGCAGGACCCCAACGCCGCCGCCGCGGTGCAGGCCCTTCTGGGCGGTCGCTTCGGGGAGATGTCTACCCTGATGAACTACATGTACCAGTCCTTCAACTTCCGGGGGAAGAAGGCGCTTAAGCCCTACTACGACCTCATCGCCAACATCGCCACGGAGGAGCTTGGGCACATTGAGCTCGTTTCCGCCACCATCAACAGCCTCCTGGCCAAAAACCCCGGAAAGGACCTGGAGGAAGGGGTAGACCCCGTGAGCGCCCCCTTGGGCTTCGCCAAGGACGCCCGCAACGCCGCCCACTTCATCGCCGGGGGGGCCAACACCCTGGTGATGGGGGCCATGGGAGAGCACTGGCACGGGGAGTACGTCTTCACCAGCGGCAACCTCATCCTGGACCTTCTCCACAACTTTTTCCTGGAGGTGGCGGCCCGCACCCACAAGCTCCGGGTCTACGAGATGACGGATAACCCCGTGGCCCGGGAGATGATCGGCTACCTCCTGGTGCGGGGTGGGGTCCACGCCGCCGCCTACGGCAAGGCCCTGGAAACCCTTACCGGGGTGGAGATGACCAAGATGCTCCCCATCCCCCGGATTGACAACAGCAAGATCCCCGAGGCCAAGAAGTACATGGACCTGGGCTTCCACCGCAACCTCTACCGCTTTAGCCCCTCCGATTACCAGGACCTGGGCCTTATCTGGAATGGGGCTTCCCCCGAGGACGGGAGCGAGGTGGTGGTGGACGGCCCCCCCACGGGCGGCCCCGTGTTTGACGCCGGCCACGACGCCGCCGAGTTCGCCCCCGAGTTCCACCCCGCCGAGCTCTACGAGATCGCCAAGAAGCTCTACGAGAAGGCCAAGTAG
- the dprA gene encoding DNA-processing protein DprA codes for MDPLALAFLPGIGPKRLLEALTQEEPLAFLRERFPEVVSLYPEAERRAEGERRRAESLGIRILGLWEEDFPESLRRLPQPPTHLYLRGALPPEERAVAVVGTRKASPWALGFARRLARELAEAGLWVVSGLARGIDREAHLGALEGGGRTLGVLGSALDRVYPPEHRPLAGRMDLVSEFPLGTGPKPEFFPRRNRLIAGLARAVLVVEAPLDSGALITAKHALELGKEVLAVPGRPTDPASLGANRLIQDGAYPVLEAGDVLSYLGFSPKPKAPPELSPEEAALYALLSQGEALPEDLAQAAGLPPERVLSLLALLEIKGLARALPGGRYGPG; via the coding sequence GTGGACCCCTTGGCCTTGGCCTTCCTCCCCGGGATTGGCCCCAAGCGACTTCTGGAGGCCCTTACCCAGGAAGAGCCTTTGGCCTTTCTCCGGGAGCGCTTTCCCGAGGTGGTAAGCCTTTACCCGGAAGCGGAAAGGCGCGCGGAAGGGGAAAGAAGACGGGCGGAGAGTTTGGGGATACGCATCCTCGGCCTTTGGGAGGAGGATTTTCCTGAAAGCTTAAGGAGGCTTCCCCAGCCCCCCACCCACCTGTACCTTCGGGGAGCGTTGCCTCCGGAGGAGCGGGCGGTGGCCGTCGTGGGTACCCGCAAGGCCTCCCCCTGGGCCCTGGGCTTCGCCCGGAGGCTTGCCCGGGAGCTGGCGGAGGCGGGGCTTTGGGTGGTTTCGGGCCTGGCCCGGGGCATAGACCGGGAGGCCCACCTGGGGGCTTTGGAAGGGGGCGGGCGGACCCTGGGCGTTTTGGGGAGCGCCCTGGACCGGGTCTATCCGCCCGAACACCGCCCCTTGGCGGGGCGCATGGACCTGGTTTCCGAGTTTCCCTTGGGGACAGGGCCTAAGCCCGAGTTCTTCCCCAGGCGGAACCGGCTCATCGCTGGGCTTGCCCGGGCGGTGTTGGTGGTGGAGGCTCCCCTGGACTCCGGGGCCCTCATCACGGCCAAGCACGCCCTGGAACTGGGAAAGGAGGTCCTGGCGGTGCCGGGCCGGCCCACGGACCCCGCCTCCTTGGGGGCAAACCGCCTCATCCAGGACGGGGCGTACCCCGTCCTCGAGGCCGGGGACGTCCTTTCCTACCTAGGGTTTTCCCCTAAGCCCAAGGCCCCTCCGGAGCTTTCCCCGGAGGAGGCCGCCCTTTACGCCCTCCTTTCCCAGGGGGAAGCGCTGCCGGAGGACCTGGCCCAGGCCGCGGGATTGCCCCCGGAAAGGGTGCTTTCCCTTCTCGCCCTCCTGGAGATCAAGGGCCTGGCCCGGGCCCTTCCCGGAGGGCGCTACGGGCCAGGCTAG
- the era gene encoding GTPase Era gives MSEKTYSGFIALVGKPNVGKSTLLNNLLGVKVAPISPKPQTTRKRLRGILTEGNRQIVFVDTPGLHQPMDALGEFMDQEVYEALADVNAVVWVVDLRHPPTPEDELVAKALKPLVGKVPILLVGNKLDAAKYPEEALKAYHALLPEAEPRMLSALDEKQVAGLKAELLALLPEGPFFYPEDFAKSDQDFGEWVAEIIREEAMKRLWHEVPYAIAVKTEEVAERENGVLYIKALLYVERPSQKGIVIGEGGRKLKEIGQAARKQLEVFLNRKVYLDLEVKVYPDWRKDPEALRELGYRSSIG, from the coding sequence ATGAGCGAAAAGACGTATTCCGGTTTCATCGCCCTCGTGGGCAAGCCCAACGTGGGCAAGTCCACCCTGCTCAACAACCTCCTGGGGGTCAAGGTGGCCCCCATCAGCCCCAAACCCCAGACCACGAGGAAACGCCTCAGGGGGATCCTCACCGAGGGGAACCGCCAGATCGTCTTCGTGGACACCCCGGGCCTGCACCAGCCCATGGACGCCCTGGGGGAATTCATGGACCAGGAGGTCTACGAGGCCTTGGCGGACGTGAACGCCGTGGTCTGGGTGGTGGACCTGCGCCACCCCCCCACCCCGGAGGACGAGCTGGTGGCCAAGGCGCTCAAGCCCCTGGTGGGCAAGGTCCCCATCCTCCTCGTGGGAAACAAGCTGGACGCCGCCAAGTACCCCGAGGAGGCCCTTAAGGCCTACCACGCCCTTCTGCCCGAGGCCGAACCCCGGATGCTCTCCGCCTTGGACGAGAAGCAGGTGGCGGGGCTTAAAGCCGAACTCTTGGCCCTTTTGCCCGAGGGTCCCTTCTTCTACCCCGAGGACTTCGCCAAAAGCGACCAGGACTTCGGGGAATGGGTGGCGGAGATCATCCGGGAAGAGGCCATGAAGCGGCTTTGGCACGAGGTACCCTACGCCATCGCCGTGAAGACCGAGGAGGTGGCGGAGCGGGAAAACGGGGTTTTGTACATCAAAGCCCTCCTCTACGTGGAACGCCCCTCGCAAAAGGGCATCGTCATCGGGGAGGGGGGGCGGAAGCTCAAGGAAATCGGCCAGGCGGCCAGGAAGCAGCTGGAGGTCTTCCTGAACCGGAAGGTGTACCTGGACCTCGAGGTCAAGGTCTACCCCGACTGGCGCAAGGACCCCGAGGCCCTACGGGAACTCGGCTACCGCTCCTCCATAGGGTGA
- a CDS encoding acyltransferase → MPWLLPREIAPLHQKALDRYLGSLTEKLSDPGVDRNALVREELARLLYGRPYPELLEVNPLAAMALDPEGITFEAEYYAATDLEKFRKVKPLLWFWKVLDLTPIGQSVHSGVALRRALAPFIFKRVGKNPKFFQNVEFSVGYNLELGDDVVVHRYVFLDDIGGIKIGDRTSLSDYVNVYSHTHHVLASPDVTLKETLIGSGVRITYHATILAGVRIGDDAMVGTGAVVTRDIPPHAIALGIPARPVRYKVRHDCPYCRKGEPHPSDLVPRLPDRKGNPDYPDFLPPGFGTREA, encoded by the coding sequence ATGCCCTGGCTCCTTCCCCGCGAAATCGCCCCCCTGCACCAGAAGGCCCTGGACCGCTACTTGGGAAGCCTCACGGAAAAGCTTTCCGACCCCGGCGTGGACCGGAACGCCCTGGTGCGGGAGGAGCTTGCCCGCCTCCTCTATGGCCGGCCCTACCCCGAGCTCCTGGAAGTGAACCCCTTGGCGGCCATGGCCTTGGACCCCGAGGGCATCACCTTTGAGGCGGAGTACTACGCCGCCACCGACCTGGAGAAGTTCCGAAAGGTGAAGCCCCTCCTCTGGTTCTGGAAGGTCCTGGACCTCACCCCCATCGGCCAGTCCGTCCATTCCGGGGTGGCCCTACGGCGGGCCTTGGCCCCCTTCATCTTCAAGCGGGTGGGGAAAAACCCCAAGTTCTTCCAGAACGTGGAGTTCTCCGTGGGCTACAACCTGGAGCTAGGGGACGACGTGGTGGTCCACCGCTACGTCTTCTTGGACGATATCGGGGGGATTAAGATCGGCGACCGGACCTCCCTTTCCGATTACGTCAACGTCTACAGCCACACCCACCACGTCCTGGCCTCCCCCGACGTGACCCTGAAGGAAACCCTCATCGGCAGCGGGGTGCGCATCACCTACCACGCCACCATCCTGGCCGGGGTGCGCATCGGAGACGACGCCATGGTGGGCACGGGGGCCGTGGTTACCCGGGACATCCCCCCCCACGCCATCGCCTTGGGCATCCCCGCCCGCCCCGTGCGCTACAAGGTGCGCCACGACTGCCCCTACTGCCGCAAGGGGGAGCCCCACCCCTCGGACCTCGTCCCGAGGCTTCCCGACCGCAAGGGCAACCCCGACTACCCCGACTTCCTCCCCCCCGGCTTCGGCACCCGGGAGGCCTAG
- a CDS encoding HesA/MoeB/ThiF family protein: MWTKEELDRYHRQMILPQVGPEGQARLREASVAVVGAGGLGVPVLQYLVAAGVGRVGIVEMDRVELSNLHRQVLYATEDVGKPKALAAKERLQALNPLVRIDAYPVRLTSENALEILKDYQVLVDASDNFPTRYLVNDAAVLLNKPLVFGAIYQFDGQVAVFHHPTEEGTMGPCYRCLFPKPPPPGSVPSCAEAGVFGVLPGVVGALMGAEVLKVLLGLGKPLAGHLLLYDALEASFRKLKVRRNPTCPVCGDNPTQRELIDYEAFCGL, translated from the coding sequence ATGTGGACCAAGGAGGAACTGGACCGCTACCACCGGCAGATGATCCTGCCCCAGGTGGGGCCGGAAGGGCAGGCCCGGCTTAGGGAGGCCTCCGTGGCCGTGGTGGGGGCCGGGGGCCTAGGCGTGCCCGTCCTCCAGTACCTGGTGGCGGCGGGCGTGGGCCGGGTGGGGATTGTGGAGATGGACCGGGTGGAGCTTTCCAACCTCCACCGCCAGGTGCTCTACGCCACGGAGGACGTGGGCAAGCCCAAGGCCCTGGCGGCCAAGGAGCGCCTCCAGGCCCTAAACCCTCTGGTCCGGATTGACGCCTACCCCGTCCGCCTCACCTCGGAAAACGCCCTGGAAATCCTCAAGGACTACCAGGTCCTGGTGGACGCTTCCGACAACTTCCCCACCCGCTACCTGGTGAACGACGCCGCCGTTCTCCTCAACAAGCCCCTGGTCTTCGGGGCCATCTACCAGTTTGACGGACAGGTGGCGGTCTTCCACCACCCCACGGAGGAAGGGACCATGGGGCCTTGTTACCGGTGCCTCTTCCCCAAACCCCCGCCACCCGGCTCCGTCCCCTCCTGCGCCGAGGCCGGGGTCTTCGGCGTGCTTCCGGGCGTGGTGGGGGCCCTGATGGGGGCGGAGGTCCTCAAGGTCCTCTTGGGCCTGGGTAAGCCCTTGGCGGGCCACCTCCTCCTCTACGATGCCCTGGAGGCCAGCTTCCGCAAGCTCAAGGTGCGCCGCAACCCCACCTGCCCCGTGTGCGGGGATAACCCCACGCAACGGGAACTCATAGACTACGAAGCCTTTTGTGGCCTGTAA
- a CDS encoding citrate synthase/methylcitrate synthase produces the protein MEVARGLEGVLFTESRMCFIDGEAGKLYYYGIPIQELAEKSTFEETTFLLLHGRLPKREELQAFKRDLASRRALPEHLLESFRRYPVSAHPMSFLRTAVSELGMLDPAENDISKEALYQKGLDLIAKFATIVAANKRLKEGKAPIPPREDLSHAANFLYMANGVEPSPEQERLMDAALILHAEHGFNASTFTAIAAFSTETDLYSAITAAVASLKGPRHGGANEAVMKMIREIGTPERARDWVREKLAKKERIMGMGHRVYKAFDPRAGVLERLARLVAEKHGHSQEYQILKIVEEEAGKVLNPRGIYPNVDFYSGVVYSDLGFGLEFFTPIFAVARIAGWVGHILEYKELDNRLLRPDAKYIGELDRPYIPLEER, from the coding sequence ATGGAAGTGGCACGGGGTCTAGAAGGTGTGCTGTTCACGGAAAGCCGGATGTGCTTCATTGACGGGGAGGCGGGAAAGCTCTACTACTACGGCATCCCCATCCAGGAGCTTGCCGAAAAGAGCACGTTTGAGGAAACCACCTTCCTCCTCCTCCACGGCAGACTACCCAAGCGAGAAGAGCTACAAGCCTTCAAAAGGGATTTGGCTTCCCGCCGCGCCCTGCCGGAGCATCTCCTGGAGTCCTTCCGGCGCTATCCCGTTTCGGCCCACCCTATGAGCTTCCTGCGCACCGCCGTCTCCGAGCTGGGCATGCTGGATCCCGCAGAGAACGACATCTCCAAGGAAGCCCTCTACCAAAAGGGCCTGGACCTCATCGCCAAGTTCGCCACCATCGTGGCCGCCAACAAGCGGCTTAAGGAAGGGAAAGCCCCCATCCCCCCGCGGGAGGACCTTTCCCACGCCGCCAACTTCCTCTACATGGCGAACGGGGTGGAGCCTTCCCCGGAGCAGGAAAGGCTCATGGACGCTGCCCTGATCCTGCATGCGGAGCACGGCTTTAACGCCAGCACCTTCACCGCCATCGCCGCCTTTTCCACGGAAACCGACCTCTACTCCGCCATCACCGCCGCCGTGGCCTCCCTCAAGGGCCCCAGGCACGGCGGGGCCAACGAGGCGGTGATGAAGATGATCCGGGAGATCGGTACCCCGGAAAGGGCCCGGGATTGGGTGCGGGAAAAGCTCGCCAAGAAGGAGCGCATCATGGGCATGGGCCACCGGGTCTACAAGGCCTTTGACCCGCGGGCCGGGGTCTTGGAGCGCCTGGCCCGTTTGGTGGCGGAAAAGCACGGCCACTCCCAGGAGTACCAGATCCTCAAGATCGTGGAAGAGGAAGCGGGGAAGGTGCTCAACCCCCGGGGCATCTACCCCAACGTGGACTTCTACTCCGGGGTGGTCTACTCCGACCTAGGCTTTGGTCTGGAGTTCTTCACCCCCATCTTTGCCGTGGCCCGCATCGCCGGCTGGGTGGGGCACATCCTGGAGTACAAGGAGCTGGACAACCGCCTCCTCCGCCCCGACGCCAAGTACATCGGGGAGTTGGACAGGCCCTATATCCCCTTGGAGGAGCGCTAA
- a CDS encoding class I SAM-dependent rRNA methyltransferase, which yields MLRVVVRPGKERKLRNFYPNLYRDEIQEAPPEAGVAEAVAADGGFLAVGYYDPRSKVPFRAFRFDPGPLDRRFFIGRFQRALRKREGLGVFYRLVHGEADGLPGLVVDRFGEVLVLQVRSRGMEALRGVWLPALLEATSPKGVYERSDVEARRQEGLPERVGVVHGEVPEVLEVEEDGLLFPIPLALAQKTGFYLDQRENRRLFEALVRPGERVLDVFSYVGGFALRAARKGAYALAVDKDLAALSVLDRAALRAGLRVDIRQGEALEVLKALEGPFHHVLLDPPTLVKRPEELPAMKRHLVDLAREALRLLAPGGYLWLSACSYYLKVEDLLEVARRAAADRGVRLRVHTVTYQPQDHPWSLHVPESLYLKTLILQEDAL from the coding sequence GTGTTGCGGGTGGTGGTCCGGCCAGGCAAGGAGCGGAAACTGAGGAACTTCTACCCCAACCTCTACCGGGACGAGATCCAGGAGGCTCCTCCCGAGGCGGGGGTAGCGGAAGCGGTGGCGGCGGATGGGGGTTTCCTGGCGGTGGGCTACTACGATCCCCGCTCCAAGGTGCCTTTCCGAGCCTTCCGCTTTGACCCTGGGCCCTTGGACCGCCGCTTTTTCATCGGCCGCTTCCAGAGGGCTTTGCGGAAGCGGGAAGGGCTTGGGGTGTTCTACCGCCTGGTCCATGGGGAAGCGGACGGGCTTCCTGGGCTCGTGGTGGACCGCTTTGGGGAGGTATTGGTCCTCCAGGTGCGTTCCCGGGGCATGGAGGCCTTGCGGGGGGTGTGGTTGCCCGCTCTCCTCGAGGCCACCTCGCCCAAGGGCGTCTACGAGCGGAGCGACGTGGAGGCGAGGCGGCAAGAGGGTTTGCCCGAGCGGGTGGGGGTGGTCCATGGGGAGGTACCGGAGGTCTTGGAGGTGGAGGAGGACGGTCTCCTTTTCCCCATCCCCTTGGCCCTGGCCCAGAAGACCGGGTTTTACCTGGACCAGCGGGAAAACCGCCGCCTCTTTGAGGCCCTGGTCCGGCCCGGGGAGCGGGTTCTGGACGTGTTTAGCTACGTGGGGGGCTTCGCCCTCCGGGCCGCGCGGAAAGGGGCCTACGCCCTGGCGGTGGACAAGGACCTGGCGGCTCTTTCTGTCCTGGACCGGGCGGCCCTGCGGGCGGGGCTTCGGGTGGATATCCGCCAAGGCGAGGCCCTGGAGGTGCTAAAGGCGCTGGAGGGCCCGTTCCACCATGTCCTCCTGGACCCGCCCACCCTGGTGAAGCGCCCGGAGGAGCTTCCCGCCATGAAGCGCCACCTGGTGGACCTCGCGCGGGAGGCCCTGAGGCTCCTCGCCCCAGGGGGGTACCTCTGGCTTTCCGCCTGCAGCTACTACCTCAAGGTGGAGGACCTTCTGGAGGTGGCCCGTCGGGCTGCCGCAGACCGGGGGGTGCGCTTGCGGGTGCACACCGTCACCTACCAGCCCCAGGACCACCCCTGGAGCCTCCACGTGCCGGAAAGCCTCTACCTCAAGACGCTCATCCTGCAAGAGGATGCCCTCTGA
- the sppA gene encoding signal peptide peptidase SppA encodes MNQKRWLALLLFLGVVALVVVGLGRLGFREAGRTWRESTLYGTGEKVLLLELKGSIPTGKALEDLLSQVRQAREDESVRAVVLLVDSPGGGVTETEAIHRSLKALAEAKPLVAALGSVAASGGYYAATAAQEIFSPPTALTGSIGVISVIPEVSGLLEKLGLRVEVLKEGALKDMASGLKPLTPEEKAVLKAYMREAYELFVRRVAEGRNLPLERVRALADGRIYSGQQAVALGLVDREGYLEDAAQRAAELAGLSTFRLVRYEKPKSLLQELIGEENPLGLGEAEALLGLLSQSRFRLEYRYLGGGLW; translated from the coding sequence ATGAACCAGAAGCGCTGGCTAGCCCTCCTCCTCTTCCTAGGGGTTGTGGCCCTGGTGGTGGTGGGCCTCGGCCGCCTGGGCTTCCGGGAGGCGGGAAGGACGTGGCGGGAATCTACCCTATACGGCACAGGGGAAAAGGTCCTCCTCCTGGAGCTAAAGGGAAGCATCCCCACAGGCAAGGCCCTGGAGGACCTCCTCTCCCAGGTGCGCCAGGCCCGGGAGGACGAAAGCGTACGGGCCGTGGTGCTCCTGGTGGACAGCCCCGGAGGCGGGGTCACGGAAACCGAGGCCATCCACCGGAGCCTGAAGGCCCTGGCGGAGGCCAAGCCCCTCGTGGCGGCTTTGGGCAGCGTGGCGGCAAGCGGCGGCTATTACGCCGCCACCGCCGCCCAGGAAATCTTCAGCCCACCCACGGCCCTCACGGGCTCCATCGGGGTCATCTCCGTCATCCCCGAGGTGAGCGGCCTTCTGGAAAAGCTAGGGCTTAGGGTGGAGGTCTTAAAGGAGGGTGCCCTGAAGGACATGGCCTCCGGGCTCAAGCCCCTCACGCCGGAGGAAAAGGCCGTGCTAAAGGCCTACATGCGGGAGGCCTACGAGCTTTTCGTCCGCAGGGTGGCCGAGGGAAGGAACCTTCCCTTGGAAAGGGTGAGGGCTTTGGCCGATGGCCGCATCTACTCGGGCCAGCAAGCGGTGGCCCTGGGCCTCGTGGACCGGGAAGGCTACCTGGAGGACGCTGCCCAAAGGGCAGCGGAGCTCGCTGGCCTTAGCACCTTCCGGCTCGTGCGGTACGAGAAGCCCAAGAGCCTCCTCCAGGAGCTTATCGGCGAGGAAAACCCCCTTGGCCTGGGGGAAGCGGAAGCCCTCCTCGGCCTCCTCTCGCAAAGCCGCTTCCGCCTGGAGTACCGCTACTTGGGAGGTGGGCTATGGTAG
- a CDS encoding RDD family protein gives MVVASPWRRLVASLLDSLVLVPLSLLLMALAGVNPLGPTTLAQDLLFQWLPGWAYYVAFTALYGATPGKMLLGIKVVRLDGKPVDWLTAFMREVVGKTLSTLPLLLGYLWAFFHPKRQAWHDLIADTLVVRVENPNPGP, from the coding sequence ATGGTAGTGGCGAGCCCCTGGCGGCGGCTTGTGGCTTCCTTGCTGGACAGCCTGGTCCTCGTGCCCCTCTCCCTCCTCCTCATGGCCCTAGCGGGGGTAAACCCCTTGGGCCCCACCACCCTGGCCCAGGACCTCCTCTTCCAATGGCTACCCGGTTGGGCCTACTACGTGGCCTTCACCGCCCTTTACGGGGCCACCCCCGGGAAGATGCTCTTGGGGATCAAAGTGGTGCGGCTGGACGGGAAACCGGTGGACTGGCTCACCGCCTTCATGCGGGAGGTGGTGGGCAAAACCCTTTCCACCCTGCCCCTTCTCCTCGGCTACCTCTGGGCCTTCTTCCACCCCAAGCGCCAAGCCTGGCACGACCTCATCGCCGACACCTTGGTGGTGCGGGTGGAAAACCCAAACCCCGGGCCCTAG